The genomic DNA GGAGCCGACCACCGGCGGTGATCCCGCACGCCCCACGGCCTCCTCGACCCTGCACCAGGGTGCTTCCGGAAACCCCGACATCTTCGAATCGGACGCGCCCTGCCCCGTGGTGCGCGTCCCTTCCCTGCCCCTGCCCGGCTACTCCCAGGTCCGGGTGGCACTTCCGAGCCGTCGGCTGATGGCCGCCCTCACCGCCCACCGGGCCGAACTCGTCCATCTCGCCGGACCGTTCGTGCTCGGCGCCCGTGGCATGGCGGCAGCCGCCCGACTCGGGCTGCCTGCCGTGGCCGTCTACCAGACCGACCTGGCCGGCTACGCCCGTACGTACCTCGGTGCCGGCGAGAACACCGCCTGGCGCCGGATGCGCTCAGTGCACAGCGCCGCCGACCGGACCCTCGCTCCCTCCTCCGCCGCCGTCCGCGACCTCACCGAGCACGGCGTGGAGCGGGTGCGGCTGTGGCCGCGCGGCGTCGACACCGTACGGTTCCGGCCGGAACTGCGCGACGAGGCGTTGCGCCACCACCTGGCGCCCGGCGGCGAGAAGATCATCGGATACGTCGGCCGGCTCGCCCCGGAGAAGCACGTCGAACTCCTCGCCGGGGCCTGCAGGCTGCCCGGGGTGCGGGTCGTGGTCGTCGGGGAGGGCCCCAGCGGCGCATCGCTGCGAGCGGCCCTGCCCGGCGCCGTCTTCCTCGGCCGCCGGACCGGGGAGGACCTCGCCCGGCTGTTCGCCTCGCTGGACATGTTCGTGCACACCGGCCCGTACGAGACGTTCTGTCAGACCGTGCAGGAGGCCATGGCCTCCGGTGTGCCCGTCATCGCCCCGGCGGCGGGCGGGCCGCTCGATCTCGTCGACCACGGGAGGACCGGCCTGCTGGTCCCGCCGCACGACGCCGACGCGGTACAGGCAGCCGTCGGCGCGCTCGCCGCCGACCCCGCGCGCGCGGCGGCCTACGGACGGGCCGGGCGGACCATGGTCGAGGGCCGGACATGGGAAGCCGTCGGCGATCAACTGCTGGACCACTACGACGAGGTGCTGCGCGGCCGGACGGCGGTGGCCGCATGACCGGGCGCGAGCAGGGAAAGACCATCGTCCGCCTGGCGAACTTCGTCACCCCGTCCTCCGGCGGACTGCGCACCGCCCTGGACGAACTCGGCCGCGGCTACCTCGCGGCCGGG from Streptomyces sp. NBC_01707 includes the following:
- a CDS encoding glycosyltransferase family 4 protein; amino-acid sequence: MRVVIVTESFPPDVNGVAHCTMQTARHLAARGHDPLVIAPATAGAMATSRSSGAPRRPPTGSDPAGPPAASAPYPGASGARWEPTTGGDPARPTASSTLHQGASGNPDIFESDAPCPVVRVPSLPLPGYSQVRVALPSRRLMAALTAHRAELVHLAGPFVLGARGMAAAARLGLPAVAVYQTDLAGYARTYLGAGENTAWRRMRSVHSAADRTLAPSSAAVRDLTEHGVERVRLWPRGVDTVRFRPELRDEALRHHLAPGGEKIIGYVGRLAPEKHVELLAGACRLPGVRVVVVGEGPSGASLRAALPGAVFLGRRTGEDLARLFASLDMFVHTGPYETFCQTVQEAMASGVPVIAPAAGGPLDLVDHGRTGLLVPPHDADAVQAAVGALAADPARAAAYGRAGRTMVEGRTWEAVGDQLLDHYDEVLRGRTAVAA